The segment GATCGCTACCCGAAGGTCAAGCTCGTGGTGAGCCCGATCGGCGCGCAGGGGTTCGTCCTGGGCCGCGGAAACCTCCAGCTCAGTCCCGCCGTCGTCCGGCGGATCGGCACGCGGAATCTGCTCGTGGTCGCGACGCCTGCGAAGCTTGCGGCCACGCCCGTCCTTCGGGTGGATTCGGGGGACGAGGCGCTCGATGCAGAAATCCGCAGGAAGGAGTACCTGTTCGTGCTCATCGGGTACCGGACCACGAAGCTCCACCCGATAAAGGATTGAAATACTCGTTCTTCGCGTCCCGGGTGCGGCTCCAGGGGTTACCATGGCCGACACGATGAAGGCGGCGGTGAAGGTGCGAGCGGCTCCGGGTGCGACGGAGGTCAAGCGCGTCCCGCGGCCCGCGATCGCCCGCACCGAGGCCCTGGTCCGTGTGAAGATCGCCTCGATCTGCGGGACGGACCTCCATATCTACGATTGGGACGAGTGGTCCCAGCATCGGATCCGGCCCCCCTTGATTCAAGGGCACGAGATGGCGGGAGTCGTCGAGCGCGTGGGCGACGAGGTCACCTCCGTGGCCAAGGGGGACTACGTCAGCTTCGAGGGACACATCGCCTGCGGCCGGTGCTACGAGTGCCGCACGGGCCAAGCCCACGTCTGCCGCAACCTGCGGATCCTGGGAATCGACCGGGACGGCGCGTTCGCCGACTACGTGGCGGTCCCCGCCACCAACCTGATCAAGAACGATCCCGAGCTGCCTCTGGAGGTGGCGACGATTCAGGATCCCTTGGGAAACGCGACCCAGGTGGTCATGAACGCGAACGTCCCCGGGAAGTCCATCGCGATCTTCGGCCTCGGGCCCATCGGACTCATGGCGGTTGCCCTGTCCAAGGCGCTGTCACCCGCCCAGGTGATCGCCGTTGAGTACCGGAACGAGTACCGCAAGGAGCTCGCCCGGAAGCTCGGTGCCGACGTCGTGCTGGAGTCGGACGCGACCACGGTCGACCGGATCCTCGAGCTGACAGGCGGCGACGGGGTCAACGATGTACTCGAGTTCAGCGGCGCCCCTCCCGCGCTGCAGCAGGCCCTGAAGGTGGTGCGCCCCGGAGGGGGAGTGCACCTTCTCGGCCTCTATTCGAACTCGGTGACCCTGAACCTCAGTGACGACGTGATCATGCGGGGCGTCACCCTGTACGGGATTACGGGACGGCGGATGTTCCAGACGTGGTACCAGATGGGCGGGATCCTCAAGTCCCAGCACGTGAACCTCAAGCCCCTGGTCACGCATCGCTTCCCGCTCGACGAGTACGA is part of the Thermoplasmata archaeon genome and harbors:
- the tdh gene encoding L-threonine 3-dehydrogenase, producing the protein MADTMKAAVKVRAAPGATEVKRVPRPAIARTEALVRVKIASICGTDLHIYDWDEWSQHRIRPPLIQGHEMAGVVERVGDEVTSVAKGDYVSFEGHIACGRCYECRTGQAHVCRNLRILGIDRDGAFADYVAVPATNLIKNDPELPLEVATIQDPLGNATQVVMNANVPGKSIAIFGLGPIGLMAVALSKALSPAQVIAVEYRNEYRKELARKLGADVVLESDATTVDRILELTGGDGVNDVLEFSGAPPALQQALKVVRPGGGVHLLGLYSNSVTLNLSDDVIMRGVTLYGITGRRMFQTWYQMGGILKSQHVNLKPLVTHRFPLDEYEQALEVVRSRQCGKVVFTVEE
- a CDS encoding ATP-NAD kinase — encoded protein: DRYPKVKLVVSPIGAQGFVLGRGNLQLSPAVVRRIGTRNLLVVATPAKLAATPVLRVDSGDEALDAEIRRKEYLFVLIGYRTTKLHPIKD